Within the Tursiops truncatus isolate mTurTru1 chromosome 19, mTurTru1.mat.Y, whole genome shotgun sequence genome, the region CAAGGCCACTCCTTTGcaggcctctgcttcctcagcCATAAAGTCAGGAGATCAAACTCAGTTATCTTGAAGAGCCCTCTACCTCTAAAATTCCTGGAGAATTCGTGCTCATCCCTATGGACAGCGTTTCAGTCTGCATGGTCCCTGTAGAAGTATCTCCTAGCTCAGTCAGGTCACTGCCCAGGGAGAAGTGtgggcaaaaaaaataaatgtcctgATCCCACGGCTTGCCCTGAGGCCTTGTCATGGGGCCAGTGAGCATCCAAGTGACCCTTAAAAGAGGGAACAGCCTGGGATTATGCccattttcttcctatttcctcCATATGggcctgcccaccccctcccttcctggATGGCcaggccattcttttttttttttttttttttttttttggtacgcgggcctctcactgttgcggcctctcccattgcggagcacaggctccggacgcgcaggctcagcggccatggctcacgggaccagccgctccgcggcatgtgggatcttccccgaccggggcacgaacccctgtcccctgcatcggcaggcggactctcaaccactgcgccaccagggaagcccggccagGCCATTCTTACAGGGGCCCCCccatatggtcctggactttggatGGCCTCAGCCTTTCAGATCCTAACCTGTCCCTCTCTGCAGCTTCCTTGGCTCCCCACCTTGGTCTCCTTATCTTGGTGCCTTTCATGGGGCCCCTCTGTTAGGTTGATGCGGTGCAATGACACATGGCCTTGGGGAGTTCACAGTCTAGTCCCCGAAATAGTTATATAACCCACAGTGGTAGTAGCGTGTAGACGCTACAATGCAGGGCAATACAGCACTGGGTGCTGCCTGGCTCAGCAGGAAGCAAGGCGCCGTGAGTCTTCAAGGGTACATGTTATACTAGCCAGGTTGAGGGtgaagaaataaaggcattttaGGCAGGGGAAGCCCCACAGGCAGAGAGGGAAGGTAAGAAAAGGTGTAGTTGGTCAGGGAATTACAGGAAGCCACTAAAAAGTTTTAAGGTAGTTGGGGTAAAACGAGCAGGGTGCTAGAGGGGTAGCAACACCATCAGGGGTTCAGGAGTGTGTAGCAGAATCATTGGGTGGGTTGGTGGGGCAAGGGCCCACAGGCAGGGAGACTAGTGAGCTCTCACCTGGAGATGACTGTCCCAGGCAAGGGTGCTGACGGGTGTCCGAGAGATTCTCTGTCTGAGAGGGTAGATTCACCTGCCTTCATGCCTGATTAGCTGGCAGGAGTCAATGAGCAAAGAATAGGATGGGGTCTGGGGTGATATCAGGATTTTGGCTTGAACAACTGTGTAGatgagaagcaggaagaaaagcAGGTTGGAGGGAGGAGAAATCCATTTAATCTGGAATTCCCTGTGTTTACGATGTCTGAGGGACATGCAAGAGGACCAGGAAGCAGCAGGATAGGGGCTTTCCAAAATGGCCAGCACTGGCCCCCTCTTCCCAGAGACCCCTGAGGATCAGGCGCCGCAGTCATCCAGTGGCTCAGCCACAGGGGTCCAAAGAGAACATTCACCTCTACCACCACCCCTTGCCTGCCAGAAAAAGGCACCAATTCCTCTGTCACCAGGGGCCACTCTGGGGGCAAAGTCTGGTCCAGCTGTGAGAGCTGCCCCTCCTGGGACAGGCAAATGAACTCTGCCACCTCAGAAGGAAGATTCCAAGTGTTGGTCCCCTCAAGGTCAGATCAACGCAGGCCCCTTCCCTGGGAGACAGGGAGCAAGGCCAAGCACCCGCTTCCCATGACGTGacagttcttttcctttctcttccccaagTTCTTCCTTACCAACCGCCTTTCCATCCCCACTGTTATCTTGTCTGACCTTCAGGTTCATCTGAGGAGGTTTTAAATGCACAGAACCAGGCCCCGCccctgcagattctgattcatttaGGCCTGGGGTAGTGCCCAGGAATCTATATTTCTGTCAAGTTCTTGGGCAATCCAGTTCACTCTACTGGGGAATCCTCCACCCTtcttcccagcctctccctcttcAGGCATCTTATTTGGGGGATCACagtctgagaaaaggaaaaacgtTTATTTTTAGCAAACCCAAGATCCCAAGTAGGGGTAGGGGCAGAATCCCCTCTTCCACCTGAGTGCCTAGGGCCATAGACTGCTGCTCTGGTTCAGGCTTGGGAGAAGGGGAGCCCCCAGTGGGGCAGGACAGTCACTTGTACTGAGGAGAGGGTGGGGGTGCAAGTGGGGCAGCGCAGACACTTAGCATCTTGTTGGTGTCCACCTGAGTTGACTTGAGCATCTCAGCCTTGAGGCAACCGCTGACGCCCAGGCTGGGCGAACCCCCAGGCTCCTCGCCAGCTTCCTCTCCCAGGGGAACCAGAGTGTAGGTGGGGGTCATGAACATATTGGGGCAGGGCAAAGTGAGGCCTGAGCCCAGCTCACCTGCCGTGGGCAGCAAGGCCTACAGTTGTTCCACACCTGTCTCCTTGGGGATGAGGGCCAGCTCCGACTCAGGCTTCACCTCAGCCTCGGCCTCCCTGTCCCCCTCCCGTGCCTGGTTCAGCTCAGGGTTGCAATAGTTGATGTACTGGTACAGGGGCCGCAGGCGCTGGGCCTTTCCTGCAAGGACCCGGGGCAGGGCAGGTGCTGGAGCGCCAAGCTGTGCCATGTCAGGGGTCCAGCAGGCGGGGGATAAAGGGAAGGCCCGGGGAATGCCACTCACGCTCCAGTCCTAAGGTCTCTGAGGACGCAGACACTGTGCTGGCCACCACAGGGAGCACTGGGGTTCCCACACTCTTGCGCTTCTTGGCTTTTTTGTGCTGTTTGGCAGACGGCAAGGGCTCACTCTGGCTACTCTCCCGCTCCTCCCTCTGCAGCGGCATCCCCTGTGGCAGCTCAGCTTCAGCCCTAGGATGGGCTTGGTGGCTAGGTCCTGGGAGGCTAGGGGACAAGAAGTCCTGAGGAGCCAGCCTCCAGCCTTGGCTCCTGTGCCCTGTCCTAGGGAATAGCCCTGTCTACCTACCACCCCAGGCCCAGATTCTTGTCCCTTTCCTGGTCAGTGAGGCCCGGGGCTGGACAGGGGCCAAGAGCTCATGAGTTCAGCCCCTTACAAGGCTTTGAGACTCCCTCTCTGGATGTTCCCTACATCAGAGCTCTTGAGGGACAGAAGAGGGGAGGAGTGATGGTGGTGGCAGGGGATAAGTATGTACACTGCAGGAATGCCCGATTTAGGAATCCTACGGAATCCACCCCCATtccacctccccagccctcaGCTTCTTCCCTCTGAAAGCCCCCTCACTTGACCAGCTTCCTCTTCAGACCATGACTGGTCCTCACAATGGAGGCCATAGGCCTGGGGCCTTTCTCCTCTAGTGCCTGCACCTCTGGCTTGTGCCTCTCTTCCTCCAGCTTGAGTCTTTCCTCCTGGATCTTTGGCTCTGAGACTGGCCCTGTTGGACACTTGTCTTCACCCTGGGTTTGGCAGGCTTCATGGGCTGGCACTAGGCACTGGTCTCCCATAACTGGACACTAGAGGTGACACATAGGTAACTGGTCACCATGGCCAGGCAAAGGATACAGGGATCAGCCATTAGATACCAAATACAGATGAAGGGCACCAGCCCATGCCCCTCCCAGGCTGTGGAGCCTGTCCTGGCAGTTAGGGGGTCATTGCACAGAAGCTGGTCTCCTAAAGCTCTGTGGCCAAGTGTTTGAAGGCTAGACAGCCTAATGGTCACCTCAGAATTCTGCGCATGGCCACCAGGCACCTCCGTAAGCTGTGACTGTCCCAATGCTGTTCCCTCTTGGGCCCCTGGCCGCTTCTCAGCCCCTGCTGAGGCCATGGCTGCGGAGGATCAGTGCATCCTCGACGGTTGCTTGGGGGAcgtggggggtgggaggtggagggcgGACCCTAGACTGGTAGACCGTGAGCTGACCCCGGAGAAGGGCCGGGTTGCGAAGGGCAACTGGCAGCCGGTCTGGCCCCACCCTCAGCTGGAACTACAAGCCCCAGAAGGCTTTGCGCCAGGGGCATTGGCCCCTGACCTCAGGGACGGAAACCATTGTTACCTGGCAACAGCAAAGAGGTCGGGTGGCGGCAGTGGGCGGTGAAACTGCTTGGGTGAGTACCCTGCCCGGGTGAGGAGGGGCTGCCAGCGGGGCAGGGAAGTGGGCTGAGAGCGGAGGTGGCGAGCGCAGGCCAGGGTCGGGAGGCGGGGCGAGGGCCAGGAACGCAGGCAAGGCGGCACAGCTGGGGTCAGGGCCCGGGTCCAGGGAGGAGGTACTGGGCTGAGGAAGGGGGTTCGGGGCCGGAGATGCGTAGCCCGGCAGGCCTCGGTGCATTGTTGCAGAAGGACGACGGCGGCATGTGCGAGGGTCCTTCCCGCATCTCGGGGCCCATCCCCCCAGACCCTACGCTCTGTCCTGACTACTACCGGCGGCCGGCCTCGGGTGAGTTGTGGGGTGCCTCACCCTGGCGAAGCCAGAGCAAGGGTCGGGCCCAGCTCTACCATTGAACTCTGCGCTCCGCCCCGTCTGGCCTCTCAGCCCAAGGGCGCCTTGAGGGAAGCACGCTGAAGTTGGGCCTGCTGACTCCGGACCCCGACCTAGACGCCACCCCTCCCCGCGGACCCCGCATCGGTCCCGGAGCCCAAGAAATCCTGGAGCGTGGCCGGCGCGGCGTGGGTGGCGTGCTGCTGCAGCTCGGGGGTATTTCCCTAGGCCCAGGGGCCTCTCCCAAGAGTAAGTTCTGGACAGAAGGGACGGGGCGAGTCTGAAGTCAAAGCTGAGATCAAAAGCAGCTGCTTCTCCTTCCCTGAGGAAGGCTTAGGCTTTACCTCTCTGACTGTTAGTTTCCCCGACTATAAAAGTCCTCTCTTCTTCCTCGCAGGAGAGGACTAGATGAGGTATCCCCCAGAAAACCCATAGCTCAGCTTCATTAATTCATGCATCAATGAAAGGTTGTTTCTTGAGtgtctcctgtgtgccaggccctataGGTGCTAGGAAAACAAGGTTGGAGAAGAGCATCATCGAATCAAGAtgagagacaataaacaagtgaACTGGTGAATATGATATGCAAGATGATTAATGGTATACTTCGcaataaaaaatgtagaaaatcatCAGGAATAGAAGAAGATAATTACTGTGTGAGGAAGGGAACAAGGTGACGAGGTGGACTTAGATGGAGATGTCAGGGAGATCCTTCTGTGGGAGGCAGGGTGTGGGCCTGTGTGTTCTCTGTTGTGAGTTGGATTGCATGAGCTGTATGTAGGGCAGAGCCTGGCAACATCTTTTCCCCAGGGAAGGACCCTAAAGACCATGAGAAGGAGAACCTGAGGCGGATCAGGGAGATCCAGAGGCGCTTCCGTGAGCAGGAGCACAGCCGGGAGCAGGACCAGTCCAGGCCCCTGAAGGCTCTCTGGCGCTCACCCAAGTATGACAAAGTGAAGTCCCATGTCAAGGCCCAGCTGCAGGTACCTGCCTCAGGCAGCCAGAAGTATTGCCCATCTTTTTGACAGTTATACTCTGATCTGAGTTATGAGGAGGGTGGAAAACCGCAGGGAACTAAGGTAACAGGGGACTAAGAGATAGCTGGTTCTGCtgcagagtggggctggggggcttTCTCAGGAGTGATGATGGCTGGGTGATTCTGAGGGGCAAGTAGGAATTAGGCTaggggaggatggaggagaaCATTCTATAGAGATGGAACCTCACGGATAGAAGTCCTAAGACCAGAGGGAGTGTGGGCAGTGGGGATGCTGTGTTCAATTCACTGTGAGGGAAGAAGAGCGTGAGGTTAGGCCAAGAAGTCACCTGTACCCACATCATAAAGGGCCACATAATCCACttcttacttttatttctaaGGACAAtgggaagggcaggggcaggggtatGTATGGTGGTAGGATTCTATCTGGGTAGATAGTGGCACCACTTCTCTGTCCACGGGTCTGAGACGGAGAGGCAGGATTGAGAGAAAAGACAATAAGGTCATATGTGGATGTGTTGAATCAGGAGCATTTATGGGACTCGCAGGCAGTGGGAATATGTCCAGCAAGCAGGTGGAGAATCAGATGCGGATGTCAGGAGTGAGACCCAGGAGTTATTGAGGATCTGGCAGAGGACGATGAGACCAGGGAAGTGACCCTGGATTTGAGGGCTTGGAGACCAGCTGTTGGTGACCTTGGTGGGGACAGAGCCAGAAATCTTGgctaggaaggaaagaaaaaagaaatggtggcTGAAGCCAGGACTGAGATAGAAGGAGgggtatttgttttcttaaagatgTGAGAAACACACATGTTTAAATGCTGATGAGGAGAAGTCCTCCTTCATGACGAAGGAGGCCAATTCCAGAGGACTGGTGATAGAGAAAGATCCTGAAAggcaggaagggcagagtcttgGTCTTATGGCTTGAGACCCTGACCTCAGCCTGACTGATCCCTCTGCTATGCCTTGGCCTACaggagcccagccctgcctctgggaCAGAGCCTGCCCATTTCCTGAGGGCACATTCCCGTTGCGGCCCTGGGTTCCCACCACCCCGTGTCCCCAGTCCCCAGCTAACCCCACCAGGTCCCAATGCTAAGGTGAGAGGATGTGTGAGGGCTGGGAGGTAGGGCAGGGATCCTGGGGAGGTTCAGGGGCACAACACAGTGCTACCTCATCATGCTTGCCATGTCCTGCAGGGCCCAGGCCCAAGTGTGGACTTCATTACCCACAATGCTCGCACTGCCAAGAGGGCCCCCCGGCGTCATTCTCGCTCGCTGCAAGTCCTGGCACAGGTGCTGGAGCAGCAACGGCAGGCCCAGGAGCACTACAACGCCACACAGAAGGGTCACGTTCCCCATTAGTAGGTCCTACTGCCCAACACCCAGGGTAAGGGACACTTATGGTGGGTGGGAGCCAGCATCTGCCCTGGGATTATCAATCCTGAGTCTGTTGCATCGCAGCTTGTTGGAGCGGAGGGATCTGTGGCGGCAGGAGGCTGAGGCCCGTCAGCACAGCCAGCCGGACCCGGCCATGCCGCCTGGCCACACTTGCATGCCTGAGAACCAGCGGCTGGAGACACTGAGCAATCTGCTCCAGAGTGAGTATGTGGCCAAAGGAAGCTGGATGGGGAACCCACTGGGGACCATGCTCCCCTGCCCAGCACTTACTGTTCTGGGGCCCCTGTAGGCCAGAGCCAGCTGCTGCATGAGCTGGTGCTCTTGCCTGCTGGGGCGGATTCACTGAGAGCCCAGAGCCATCGTGCTGAGCTGGACCGGAAGCTGATGCAGGTAGAGGAAGCCATCAAGATCTTTTCCCGCCCCAAGGTCTTTGTGAAGATGGATGCCTGAGCCCTTTTATGGGGATAGAGTCAGGGGTCTCACTGAGGATCGCTACATGGTTATAAAGGGCAGGACTGGGCCCCATCATAGAGTGGAGTTTGAAGACAGGAGCAGTGGGTGGGCAGTATCCCCAGAGCACTCTTCCCAGTCACTGGTGGCTGTGGAAGGGCCATCCCAGCCTCTTAACCCCTTTgtcaaaattaaactttttgtACACAGTGGAGTTTGTTTCCATAAGAGCTTTTCTCACCCTAGAAATGCCAAGCCTGGTGTCCTTCCTGCTGATTGACTACAGGAAGGTTTCTCTGCTGCCCTTATCACTCCTCCACTCCTGCCTCATGTCCAGGCCAGAAGGCAAGATTGTGAGATCAAGGAGGAGGCTAGGGCTGGGAAACAGAAGGACCATAACTGCATTTGTAGAAAACCTTTAATGTTCCCCAGACTGAGAGGGCCCATGAGCAAGCTAAAAAACCCCACGGGGGAAGTCCCTGCCATGTCCCAGCAGCCGGGAAGGGCAAGGGGCTGCATCTTTGCCTGTCAGAGGCTGAAGCCACTACCATTTCCTTGAATGCTACTCCCCCAGCCAGAGCTGGCCTGCTCCTGATCATccagggagggcagagagctGCGGGCATCAGGAAGTAGGCGGCTTGGGCGCAGGTCCCAGCATGGAGGCCCTTGAGACAGCCCATTGGAACAGGGAGGCTCGCGGTTCTCAATGATCAGATCGCTGCTGTCATCGTCGCTATCAGGCTCagcaggcccaggcccagcagaAGGAGGCCCTGTCAGACGCCCAGATGCCCCACGCACCACATTATTGCGCTGATTGGCTGGCTTGACAGTGACAATGAGGTTGTGGCTGTTCGCGACCATCATGTCTGTTACTTGGTCCAAGGTCTTCCCAGCTACCTCAATGCCATTGACCTCGAGGATCTCATCACTGACTGCCAGCAGCCCTGTACTCTCAGCCAGGCCCCCTCGTACCAGGCGGGAGATGAAGATGCCTGGAACCCGTTCCAGGCCCTGGGGAGCTACGCGCACACTCATGCCATCTCGGATGTAGAAACCCAGGGGGCGGTCGGAACCATGCTTATGCAGCCGCACCCGTCGGTGGGTCTCAGGCAGTAGGTCCACATCTATGACTGAAGAAACCTGGCGGAAATCTTGTGGCAGGCTGATTAGCAGGGGTGGCCGCGTGCGCAGGGATGCCACTGGCCGAAGTAGGAGCCCTTTCTTGCGCCGCTGCAGAGAGTTGGAGGCAAAGGCCAGGCCACTGGAATCAGCTTCTGCTGCACGAGAGGGGGACGCTGAGATCAGAGACCCTGCTTTCCCATTTGGGCCCTTTTCCATCAGGCCAAGGCCTGAGGAAGGGGGCACTGTAGCTACTTCCTGCCACTTGGAGGTCAGGCCAAGGGCAGGGACTGCAGAGGGTGAAGCCTGGGCACACTGGGCATGGACTAACCCTTCTAGACTTGCCCTGTCACCCTACCCCACAGAGGCTGCCCACTGTACCCCATCCTCCTCACCCCGCTTCTGCACTAGCAGGCGCAGCGGCGGGGGCCCACTGGCCAGGGCCCGGTGCAGGCTGTCGTCGTTGGTGAGGGGCAGTAGGTTGCCGTGAGCATCCGTATAGCCAAGCAGCACGTCCAGGCCCGGGATCTGGTGTACCACACGCAGCAACCGAGAGAACTCTTGGAAGCCGCTCACCGAAGCGCGGGGCAGCGCGAAGCGTCGGAACTCGGCATCAAACtggaggccggggtgggggggcggggaggggttaGGATGGAGTCCGTGCCCTTTCTCACCACGGGTCCGAAGGTGGCAGGGGTGAGaaagacgggggggggggggcttcacAACAGCTGCAGCCTTGCACCCAGTACAAGGGACGCTGTCCAAGGTCTTCTCCCCGCCCTCAGGTACCCAGGCCACAGAGGGACTCTTGAGGCCGGCAGTAGAAGGAAGGAGGATGGATGGGGGAAAGCGAGAAGAAAAGCCGGAGAATGGGACGTGGAGgatggaggagagaaaaaggtGGTCGGGACCAACGAGTCAGGAAGGGGAGAATGAGGGAATTGGAAGCTCCTAGGGCCGAGGCCGGAGCCGGGGCTGGAGGGGCCCTTACTTTGCTCTTCACCTCGACGATGCTGTCGGGACTGCGTGCCGGAGTCCTCTGCGGCCTGGCCATGGCGGGGCCAGGCGGGCCGGGGATGATGCCCCAGGCGGACCGCCGAGGCGCAGGTGCACAGCCCGGCCGGCCCGCGCCGCCCCGCCCCTGGAGGTAGCACTCGCCCCGCCCTCCTGTCCGGACCGTGACGTCAAGAGGGCAGCGACGGGGAGTTGAACGCGGAGTCCACGTTTCCTAGGAAACGGAGATAAGGGTGGGAGAATCTTTGCGTCCTTCTACGTCATTACGCTACGGTCCCCGCGTCCCGGGAATCTGGGGGAGGGGCTTGGCCAATCcgaggggggagagagggaagtatttgttgaatgctgtgtacttttttgtaatttatcatgttaatcttttttaaaattaattatttttttggctgtgttgggtctttgttgctgggcgcgggTTTTTTTCTAGTTgccgcaagcgggggctactctttcgtcGCAGTGggcaggcttcccattgcggtggcttctcttgttgtgga harbors:
- the ENKD1 gene encoding enkurin domain-containing protein 1 isoform X3, which produces MRSPAGLGALLQKDDGGMCEGPSRISGPIPPDPTLCPDYYRRPASAQGRLEGSTLKLGLLTPDPDLDATPPRGPRIGPGAQEILERGRRGVGGVLLQLGGISLGPGASPKRKDPKDHEKENLRRIREIQRRFREQEHSREQDQSRPLKALWRSPKYDKVKSHVKAQLQEPSPASGTEPAHFLRAHSRCGPGFPPPRVPSPQLTPPGPNAKGPGPSVDFITHNARTAKRAPRRHSRSLQVLAQVLEQQRQAQEHYNATQKGHVPHYLLERRDLWRQEAEARQHSQPDPAMPPGHTCMPENQRLETLSNLLQSQSQLLHELVLLPAGADSLRAQSHRAELDRKLMQKCQAWCPSC
- the PARD6A gene encoding partitioning defective 6 homolog alpha, which produces MARPQRTPARSPDSIVEVKSKFDAEFRRFALPRASVSGFQEFSRLLRVVHQIPGLDVLLGYTDAHGNLLPLTNDDSLHRALASGPPPLRLLVQKREADSSGLAFASNSLQRRKKGLLLRPVASLRTRPPLLISLPQDFRQVSSVIDVDLLPETHRRVRLHKHGSDRPLGFYIRDGMSVRVAPQGLERVPGIFISRLVRGGLAESTGLLAVSDEILEVNGIEVAGKTLDQVTDMMVANSHNLIVTVKPANQRNNVVRGASGRLTGPPSAGPGPAEPDSDDDSSDLIIENREPPCSNGLSQGPPCWDLRPSRLLPDARSSLPSLDDQEQASSGWGSSIQGNGSGFSL
- the ENKD1 gene encoding enkurin domain-containing protein 1 isoform X2; this translates as MRSPAGLGALLQKDDGGMCEGPSRISGPIPPDPTLCPDYYRRPASAQGRLEGSTLKLGLLTPDPDLDATPPRGPRIGPGAQEILERGRRGVGGVLLQLGGISLGPGASPKRKDPKDHEKENLRRIREIQRRFREQEHSREQDQSRPLKALWRSPKYDKVKSHVKAQLQEPSPASGTEPAHFLRAHSRCGPGFPPPRVPSPQLTPPGPNAKGPGPSVDFITHNARTAKRAPRRHSRSLQVLAQVLEQQRQAQEHYNATQKGHVPHYLLERRDLWRQEAEARQHSQPDPAMPPGHTCMPENQRLETLSNLLQSQSQLLHELVLLPAGADSLRAQSHRAELDRKLMQVEEAIKIFSRPKVFVKMDA
- the ENKD1 gene encoding enkurin domain-containing protein 1 isoform X5 yields the protein MCEGPSRISGPIPPDPTLCPDYYRRPASAQGRLEGSTLKLGLLTPDPDLDATPPRGPRIGPGAQEILERGRRGVGGVLLQLGGISLGPGASPKRKDPKDHEKENLRRIREIQRRFREQEHSREQDQSRPLKALWRSPKYDKVKSHVKAQLQEPSPASGTEPAHFLRAHSRCGPGFPPPRVPSPQLTPPGPNAKGPGPSVDFITHNARTAKRAPRRHSRSLQVLAQVLEQQRQAQEHYNATQKGHVPHYLLERRDLWRQEAEARQHSQPDPAMPPGHTCMPENQRLETLSNLLQKMPSLVSFLLIDYRKVSLLPLSLLHSCLMSRPEGKIVRSRRRLGLGNRRTITAFVENL
- the ENKD1 gene encoding enkurin domain-containing protein 1 isoform X1, which translates into the protein MRSPAGLGALLQKDDGGMCEGPSRISGPIPPDPTLCPDYYRRPASAQGRLEGSTLKLGLLTPDPDLDATPPRGPRIGPGAQEILERGRRGVGGVLLQLGGISLGPGASPKRKDPKDHEKENLRRIREIQRRFREQEHSREQDQSRPLKALWRSPKYDKVKSHVKAQLQEPSPASGTEPAHFLRAHSRCGPGFPPPRVPSPQLTPPGPNAKGPGPSVDFITHNARTAKRAPRRHSRSLQVLAQVLEQQRQAQEHYNATQKGHVPHYLLERRDLWRQEAEARQHSQPDPAMPPGHTCMPENQRLETLSNLLQKMPSLVSFLLIDYRKVSLLPLSLLHSCLMSRPEGKIVRSRRRLGLGNRRTITAFVENL
- the ENKD1 gene encoding enkurin domain-containing protein 1 isoform X4; translated protein: MRSPAGLGALLQKDDGGMCEGPSRISGPIPPDPTLCPDYYRRPASAQGRLEGSTLKLGLLTPDPDLDATPPRGPRIGPGAQEILERGRRGVGGVLLQLGGISLGPGASPKRKDPKDHEKENLRRIREIQRRFREQEHSREQDQSRPLKALWRSPKYDKVKSHVKAQLQEPSPASGTEPAHFLRAHSRCGPGFPPPRVPSPQLTPPGPNAKGPGPSVDFITHNARTAKRAPRRHSRSLQVLAQVLEQQRQAQEHYNATQKGHVPHYLLERRDLWRQEAEARQHSQPDPAMPPGHTCMPENQRLETLSNLLQSQSQLLHELVLLPAGADSLRAQSHRAELDRKLMQVPRPQRDS
- the C19H16orf86 gene encoding LOW QUALITY PROTEIN: uncharacterized protein C16orf86 homolog (The sequence of the model RefSeq protein was modified relative to this genomic sequence to represent the inferred CDS: substituted 1 base at 1 genomic stop codon), with product MASAGAEKRPGAQEGTALGQSQLTEVPGGHAQNSECPVMGDQCLVPAHEACQTQGEDKCPTGPVSEPKIQEERLKLEEERHKPEVQALEEKGPRPMASIVRTSHGLKRKLVKLAPQDFLSPSLPGPSHQAHPRAEAELPQGMPLQREERESSQSEPLPSAKQHKKAKKRKSVGTPVLPVVASTVSASSETLGLERKAQRLRPLYQYINYCNPELNQAREGDREAEAEVKPESELALIPKETGVEQLXALLPTAGELGSGLTLPCPNMFMTPTYTLVPLGEEAGEEPGGSPSLGVSGCLKAEMLKSTQVDTNKMLSVCAAPLAPPPSPQYK
- the ENKD1 gene encoding enkurin domain-containing protein 1 isoform X6; this translates as MRSPAGLGALLQKDDGGMCEGPSRISGPIPPDPTLCPDYYRRPASAQGRLEGSTLKLGLLTPDPDLDATPPRGPRIGPGAQEILERGRRGVGGVLLQLGGISLGPGASPKRKDPKDHEKENLRRIREIQRRFREQEHSREQDQSRPLKALWRSPKYDKVKSHVKAQLQEPSPASGTEPAHFLRAHSRCGPGFPPPRVPSPQLTPPGPNAKGPGPSVDFITHNARTAKRAPRRHSRSLQVLAQVLEQQRQAQEHYNATQKGHVPHYLLERRDLWRQEAEARQHSQPDPAMPPGHTCMPENQRLETLSNLLQSEPEPAAA